The stretch of DNA AAAACTAACCGTAAGGGAAATTATGAAAACAGATGTAGTTACGGTAACAGCCGATACTACTATAGAAAAGGCAGTGGCAATTGCTCAGAAGAATCGGGTTGGATCCCTTCCGGTTGTTGATGGAGAAAGGGTGGTGGGGATATTAACCACAAATGATGTCTTTTACAAAATCCTGAATCCCCTTCTGGGGATAGGAGAAATAGGTAAACGCATTACTATATATGGGGCTGGAAAGAAAGAAGAGATACAGAAGGTTCTGGACTACGTGAATAAAACAGGCACAAAGATAAAAACCTTCTGGTTTCCTGCTGATCTCGAAAAAAAGGACCTTGTCATCCACCTCGATACAGATGATGCTACACCTATAATTTCAGGGCTCAAAGAAATGGGATACTCAGTAGACCTAAGGGAGTTCTCTGCATAAAAGCTGTCCGCCTTCAGCAATCACCGGAAAGAAGAAAGGGAAGCTTAAAGTATGGAGTAGGGAGTAAGAAGTATGAAGCAGACAGTAGTCCCGCCAAAATGTATTTCTTCATAAAAAATGGTCGGCCATAACAGGTTGTTGCCCAAACAAAATTGTCTGCCGGAACACTGTTTCCCTCGCTGCCGGGTACCCTCTGGGTGTGCGCGCGGCTTCATCCCGCCCATAGCGGGATTTACCCACTAATGACCCGCCCTCGCTCAATCCACGAACTCGGACTTTGTCCTCAGACAGCGTGGATTGTCCCCTCGGGAGCACTCGGACGTGCCAAAGTGGGTACCCAAGCCGTACTCGATGTCGCACTCACGAAACAAGTCCCGGCTCGAAGGAACCGTAAGGTTCTTCCGGCAGTGATGTTCACGAAGCAAAAACTTTGGGCAACAAGGCCGTCAAGGACAGACCCCTCTCCTGGCTCTCTACCGCTTACCGCCTACTGCTTGGACTTTCTGGTTCAATCCACTCACCAATATCTTTATGCCTGATGGTATTCTTCAGGATTTCCTTTCTTCTCTCAAGGAACCTGTTCTTCATGCCCCTCAGCCATTCCTTATGCAAGAGCATATGCTCTGGACTGCCGAATATGCCCTCGTCTTTTATTTTTATTCTTTTACCATATTCATCGATTGAAAAATGGCCATGGCAGAGGGTGCAGATGAATTTTCCCTTTTCCATCCTGACAATTTCGCATCCACAAAAAGGACAACCATATCTGTTCTTGATCATTTCTCTGGAGAAAAGAATCTTTCCCAGCCTCTTTGCCTTTTCTATATTTCTTTCATCTGTAAGTATCTCCCCAGGCAAGGCGGCTCTCATGTTTAAACTCGCCTTTATATTAAGCCCGAGAAAGGATGCAAGGCTCATCAGAGTGTGAGGAGCTACCCCTACCCTCTCCTTAACACCATAAATATTTACAAGGATACATGGTTTGCTGTAAGTATTTTCAATAAAATTATAAAAGAGAAGGCCTCTGTCCAGTATCCTCTTGAATATGCTATGGGCACCAAGAAAATATACAGGTGAAGCAACAATAAT from Pseudomonadota bacterium encodes:
- a CDS encoding flavodoxin family protein, translating into GSPRKLGNCEVFVKEISRHIELDHKLHLIRMPSLEILPCRACYGCIMDKPCPNKDDMEFLLNHIVQSDAIIVASPVYFLGAHSIFKRILDRGLLFYNFIENTYSKPCILVNIYGVKERVGVAPHTLMSLASFLGLNIKASLNMRAALPGEILTDERNIEKAKRLGKILFSREMIKNRYGCPFCGCEIVRMEKGKFICTLCHGHFSIDEYGKRIKIKDEGIFGSPEHMLLHKEWLRGMKNRFLERRKEILKNTIRHKDIGEWIEPESPSSRR
- a CDS encoding CBS domain-containing protein, which produces MLVRDIMTHNVITITSDTYVLDAERTMELHKIGRLPIVDKGKLVGIVTKDNILKASPSSTTPYNQRQLFYLMSKLTVREIMKTDVVTVTADTTIEKAVAIAQKNRVGSLPVVDGERVVGILTTNDVFYKILNPLLGIGEIGKRITIYGAGKKEEIQKVLDYVNKTGTKIKTFWFPADLEKKDLVIHLDTDDATPIISGLKEMGYSVDLREFSA